One Nitrospina watsonii DNA segment encodes these proteins:
- the glmU gene encoding bifunctional sugar-1-phosphate nucleotidylyltransferase/acetyltransferase, translated as MKAVILAAGKGNNLTPFSDTRPNPMLCVAGRYLFNHCLDLLQKAGISDVYVVVGHQKEKLLEEVHQHALNGVNLNVVEQKKQAGIGDAVMQVRDKILHGEYFMLIYGDIVTAENIFSKTQQSFHTFKSPVASICLPPSNDMFGNVFLNANMKITRIIEKPKGDNLGNYVLSGVYILPETFFDLLQKNKRSMEKTIKALVDGEGLRASMWEEDWLDIVYPWEILTANQIIMDCWEESSIAKTAKLESNVTITGTVRIEEGVRIKAGAVLEGPCSIGAGSYIGNNSLIRSYTAVGANCSVGYGVELKNCVIHKNSRVGRLSFIGDSVLGENVDIGAGTMTVNRTMTWEPVEVKYNKKTFKTGRNKLGAFIGDNVVIGAGNTIEPGIVIPSGKFLPSHYSVKNS; from the coding sequence ATGAAAGCGGTCATCCTTGCGGCAGGAAAAGGCAACAACCTGACTCCTTTTTCCGATACCCGTCCCAATCCCATGCTCTGTGTGGCCGGCCGCTATCTGTTCAACCACTGCCTCGACCTGTTGCAGAAAGCGGGCATCAGCGATGTCTATGTGGTGGTGGGGCACCAGAAGGAAAAGCTGTTGGAAGAGGTGCATCAGCACGCGCTCAATGGCGTCAACCTGAACGTCGTCGAACAGAAAAAGCAGGCGGGCATTGGCGATGCGGTCATGCAGGTGCGCGACAAAATTTTGCACGGCGAATACTTCATGCTGATTTACGGGGATATCGTCACCGCCGAGAACATTTTCAGTAAAACCCAGCAATCGTTCCACACATTCAAATCGCCGGTGGCCTCGATCTGCCTGCCGCCGTCCAACGACATGTTCGGCAACGTATTTCTGAACGCGAACATGAAGATCACGCGCATCATCGAAAAGCCCAAGGGCGACAATCTGGGCAATTACGTGTTGTCCGGGGTGTACATTCTGCCCGAAACGTTTTTCGACCTCCTGCAGAAGAACAAGCGGTCGATGGAGAAAACGATCAAGGCGCTGGTGGACGGTGAGGGCCTGCGCGCCTCGATGTGGGAAGAGGACTGGCTGGATATCGTGTACCCGTGGGAGATCCTCACCGCGAACCAGATCATCATGGATTGCTGGGAGGAATCGTCCATCGCCAAAACGGCGAAACTGGAATCCAACGTCACCATCACCGGCACCGTGCGCATCGAAGAGGGCGTGCGCATCAAAGCCGGGGCGGTGCTGGAAGGGCCGTGTTCCATCGGCGCGGGCAGCTACATCGGCAACAATTCGCTCATCCGCAGTTACACGGCGGTGGGCGCGAACTGCTCCGTCGGCTACGGCGTGGAATTGAAAAACTGCGTCATCCACAAAAATTCCCGGGTTGGACGTTTGTCCTTCATCGGTGACAGCGTTCTGGGGGAGAATGTAGATATCGGGGCGGGCACCATGACCGTCAACCGCACCATGACCTGGGAGCCGGTGGAAGTGAAGTATAATAAGAAAACGTTCAAGACGGGACGCAACAAGCTGGGCGCCTTCATCGGCGACAACGTGGTCATCGGTGCGGGCAACACCATTGAGCCCGGCATTGTGATCCCTTCGGGCAAATTCCTGCCTTCTCATTATTCTGTCAAAAACAGCTAG
- the glmS gene encoding glutamine--fructose-6-phosphate transaminase (isomerizing), with the protein MCGITGAVGLKDISNQLFEGIRNLEYRGYDSCGVAMMNGQRSIVVKKNVGYVEDVYKKENVLHHKGNTGIAHTRWATHGQVTKGNTHPFLSCDKKFAVVHNGIISNYQALRKQLQAEGHKFGSDTDTEVVPHLLEKYYQETGAVEAAFVSTLRQLEGSFAIAFICLPQPDLIYCARRESPLLLGIDDEVKYVGSDFNAFIDHTKNAVILDDDEYAIVSKDAYMVKSSITQEEVSKPVTRIEWDSETTRKGGYPHYMLKEIYEQPQTISNALDVDEKNLDAFVDLLDRKQTSHLVGVGTTFYVTMYANYIFSQVAGKYIPAISSDEFVSLSPADKESFVLAISQSGETYDTISALKHAKAQGAATGALVNVMGSTISRLVDRVILQGSGPEICVISTKAALAQMVILTHMALKLGLRRKRLTERQYKTSLKALQDLPEIINGILNERSGFIHRIAHQHRNVKNWLYLGRGIYYPIALESALKMKEVAYVHAEGMPCGFLKHGTLAMIDDDVYSIVFVPPKSDKTMYQATLASIAEIRARSGFVLGIHFDERGKDKEQFSEELIIPQVPEIVAPFIHLVISQLFAYFTATSLKRNVDKPRSLAKSVTVG; encoded by the coding sequence ATGTGTGGCATCACCGGCGCGGTCGGACTGAAGGACATTTCGAATCAACTGTTCGAAGGCATTCGCAATCTCGAATACCGGGGGTATGACTCCTGCGGGGTGGCGATGATGAACGGACAGCGGTCGATCGTCGTCAAAAAGAATGTCGGTTACGTGGAAGACGTTTATAAGAAAGAAAACGTCCTGCATCATAAAGGCAATACCGGCATCGCTCACACCCGCTGGGCCACGCATGGCCAGGTGACGAAGGGCAACACGCATCCCTTTCTGTCCTGCGACAAAAAATTCGCGGTGGTGCACAACGGCATCATTTCCAATTACCAGGCATTGCGCAAGCAGCTTCAGGCCGAAGGCCACAAGTTCGGTTCCGACACCGACACCGAAGTCGTGCCACACCTGCTCGAAAAATATTATCAGGAAACCGGTGCGGTGGAGGCGGCGTTCGTCAGCACGCTGCGCCAGTTGGAAGGCTCGTTTGCGATCGCCTTCATCTGCCTGCCGCAGCCCGACCTCATCTACTGCGCCCGCCGGGAATCGCCGCTGCTTCTCGGCATCGACGATGAGGTGAAGTACGTCGGCTCCGATTTCAACGCCTTCATCGATCACACCAAAAACGCGGTCATCCTGGACGACGATGAGTACGCCATCGTTTCCAAGGACGCCTACATGGTGAAGAGCAGCATCACGCAGGAAGAAGTCTCCAAGCCGGTGACCCGTATTGAATGGGACAGCGAGACCACGCGCAAGGGCGGTTACCCACATTACATGCTGAAAGAAATTTACGAGCAGCCGCAGACCATCAGCAACGCGCTGGACGTGGACGAAAAAAACCTGGATGCTTTTGTGGACCTGCTGGACCGCAAGCAGACCTCGCACCTGGTGGGCGTCGGCACCACATTTTACGTGACCATGTATGCGAACTACATTTTCAGCCAGGTAGCGGGGAAGTACATTCCGGCCATCAGTTCGGATGAATTCGTTTCCCTGTCGCCGGCGGACAAGGAAAGTTTTGTGCTGGCCATTTCGCAATCCGGCGAAACTTACGACACCATTTCCGCGCTCAAGCATGCGAAGGCGCAAGGAGCGGCAACGGGCGCCCTGGTCAATGTGATGGGATCGACCATTTCGCGTCTGGTGGATCGAGTGATCCTGCAAGGATCGGGGCCGGAGATCTGCGTGATCAGCACCAAGGCGGCGTTGGCACAGATGGTGATCCTGACGCACATGGCGCTGAAGCTGGGGCTGCGGCGCAAGCGTCTCACCGAACGCCAGTACAAAACATCGCTCAAGGCGTTGCAGGACTTGCCGGAAATCATCAACGGCATCCTCAACGAACGTTCCGGGTTCATCCATCGCATCGCGCACCAGCACCGCAACGTCAAAAACTGGCTGTATCTCGGACGCGGCATTTACTACCCCATCGCGCTGGAGTCGGCGCTCAAAATGAAAGAAGTCGCGTACGTTCACGCCGAGGGCATGCCCTGTGGATTTCTGAAACACGGCACCCTGGCGATGATCGACGACGACGTGTATTCCATTGTCTTCGTCCCGCCCAAAAGCGACAAGACGATGTACCAGGCGACGCTGGCCAGCATCGCGGAAATCCGTGCGCGGTCGGGATTCGTGCTGGGCATTCATTTCGATGAACGCGGCAAGGACAAGGAACAGTTCAGCGAAGAGTTGATCATCCCGCAGGTTCCCGAAATCGTCGCCCCCTTCATCCATCTGGTCATCTCCCAACTGTTTGCCTACTTCACCGCCACCTCGCTGAAACGCAATGTGGACAAGCCGCGCAGCCTTGCGAAATCGGTGACAGTAGGCTAG
- the thiD gene encoding bifunctional hydroxymethylpyrimidine kinase/phosphomethylpyrimidine kinase — translation MKTVQTVLTVGGSDSSGGAGVPADIKTITAHDLFATSVIASITIQNSQGVKTAYDLEEAVVADQLQTILEDGKPAAVKTGMLGNEEIVACVARLFKKFRVKHLVIDPVIRSSNGTALLSKKGVSILKDELLPLAQLVTPNLPEAEALSGVRIRNDKDMKKAAREILKTGVKSVLIKGGHAKKNADDWLFDGKQSWVFASDRLANENLHGTGCALASAIACGLAKGRPLHEAVEHAKGFIQAAIGGGVQAGKGKGHVDPFAQATQVRQRFELLQGVSAALEVLKANHIGHLIPEVQSNLGVGIPEASRVEDVIAIPGRIIKLGDEIRTVASPQFGASRHVAKIVLTAMRFDPTMRAVMNIKFSDTILNACKRLKFRIASFDRAKEPKSVKQLEGSSLEWGTYNAIERFGKVPDIIYDLGGQGKEEMIRVLAPDIGTLLDRILKIHQTALRIRPAKETDRWRKR, via the coding sequence ATGAAAACCGTTCAAACCGTACTGACCGTTGGCGGCTCGGATTCTTCCGGAGGGGCCGGGGTGCCTGCCGATATCAAAACCATCACCGCGCACGATTTGTTTGCCACCTCGGTGATCGCATCCATCACCATCCAGAATTCGCAGGGCGTCAAAACCGCCTACGACCTGGAAGAAGCGGTGGTGGCGGACCAGTTGCAAACCATCCTCGAAGACGGCAAACCCGCTGCGGTCAAAACCGGCATGCTGGGCAACGAAGAAATCGTTGCATGCGTTGCCCGCCTGTTCAAAAAATTCAGAGTGAAACATCTGGTGATCGACCCGGTGATCCGTTCGTCCAACGGAACGGCGTTGTTGTCCAAAAAGGGCGTGAGCATTTTGAAGGATGAATTGCTGCCGTTGGCGCAATTGGTGACGCCGAACCTGCCGGAAGCGGAAGCGCTTTCCGGCGTTCGCATTCGCAACGACAAGGATATGAAGAAAGCGGCGCGGGAGATTCTAAAGACCGGCGTCAAAAGTGTGCTCATCAAGGGCGGTCATGCCAAAAAGAACGCCGACGACTGGCTGTTCGACGGCAAGCAGTCGTGGGTGTTTGCTTCCGATCGGCTGGCCAACGAAAACCTGCACGGCACCGGTTGCGCCCTGGCTTCGGCGATTGCCTGCGGACTGGCCAAGGGCCGGCCCCTGCATGAGGCGGTGGAGCATGCCAAGGGATTCATCCAGGCGGCGATCGGCGGCGGCGTGCAGGCGGGGAAGGGCAAGGGCCATGTCGATCCCTTTGCGCAGGCGACGCAGGTGCGTCAACGGTTCGAGTTGTTGCAGGGGGTGTCGGCGGCGCTGGAAGTGTTGAAGGCCAATCACATCGGCCACCTGATTCCGGAAGTGCAGTCCAACCTCGGCGTGGGCATTCCGGAAGCGAGCCGGGTGGAAGACGTCATCGCCATTCCCGGGCGCATCATCAAGCTGGGCGATGAAATCCGTACCGTGGCTTCGCCGCAGTTTGGCGCATCGCGGCACGTGGCCAAGATCGTGCTCACGGCGATGCGGTTCGATCCCACCATGCGCGCGGTGATGAACATCAAGTTCAGCGACACGATTCTCAACGCCTGCAAGCGTCTCAAGTTTCGCATTGCCTCGTTCGACCGCGCGAAGGAACCGAAGTCGGTCAAGCAGTTGGAGGGGTCGTCCCTGGAGTGGGGCACCTACAACGCCATCGAACGGTTCGGCAAGGTGCCGGACATCATTTACGATCTGGGCGGACAGGGCAAGGAGGAGATGATCCGCGTGCTGGCGCCGGACATCGGAACGCTGCTGGACCGGATCTTAAAAATTCACCAGACCGCGTTGCGCATCCGTCCGGCCAAAGAGACCGACCGCTGGCGCAAACGCTGA
- a CDS encoding SurA N-terminal domain-containing protein yields MLNLIRQHADSWMIKSILWLIVFAFLGTIFYSWGMGGNVAGRSGILGSINGTNITLAEYDRSFDNLVSFYRDQFQSRFSEDMIEKMDLKNSALEAIIQKKLLLMEAKKQDIHISDAELADRILSNPNFQRDNKFSRGIYDNFLTYNRMSAQEFEDNQRQLLLMEKVESIIKDNTQVSDAEVREALVKEKRKVKINYAEFPKDYYQSQITPTDTQLQQYYEAHKRDFEVPVQIKVQYVKLTPDQVLDDIKVYDEDTKDYYTNNQGDYLIKKRYKAKHILVRTELNTLGGDDLPVDEKEKKLNASEAKAKAKAEDILKKIKEDGKSFEEMAKEHSDDRTSGANGGDLGQFPKGTMVGEFEAALETMKPGDISQPVQTPFGFHLIKLEEMHEERLKPLEEVKDEIVEKLKKMKATQRIRRIAKKIFNSAEKDNDLARGAQKFEQTTQTTGFFSGQDHDIPNIGMVPEFFNTAFTLKDNVVSAPLNTFEASFLIKVVERKPPFVPELDAIRSQVQDAFMNSRHVEVTKAKFEQMGEQLAKNRGLEALAKTNSLEVQETPYFSQTDSIPGIGNIQSIKNKAFQTKPGETTMGESPQAYYLIQVVDLQNAEEPTKKEIQEMYKRLKQQKADIVFRNWLDQAKAKANILVDKTLL; encoded by the coding sequence ATGCTGAATTTGATCCGACAACATGCGGATTCGTGGATGATCAAGAGCATCCTGTGGCTCATCGTTTTCGCCTTCCTCGGCACCATTTTTTATTCCTGGGGCATGGGGGGCAATGTCGCGGGCCGCAGCGGAATTCTGGGCAGTATTAACGGGACGAACATCACCCTCGCGGAATACGACCGCTCGTTCGACAACCTCGTCAGTTTTTACCGCGACCAGTTTCAGAGCCGCTTTTCGGAAGACATGATCGAGAAGATGGATCTGAAAAACTCCGCGCTGGAAGCCATCATCCAGAAAAAACTGCTGCTCATGGAAGCCAAAAAGCAGGACATCCACATCAGTGATGCGGAACTGGCCGACCGCATCTTGAGCAATCCCAATTTCCAGAGAGACAATAAATTCAGCCGCGGCATCTACGACAACTTCCTGACCTACAACCGCATGTCGGCTCAGGAGTTTGAAGACAACCAGCGCCAGCTGCTGCTCATGGAAAAAGTGGAATCGATCATCAAGGACAACACGCAGGTCTCCGACGCCGAAGTGCGGGAAGCGCTCGTTAAGGAAAAGCGCAAGGTCAAAATCAACTACGCGGAGTTTCCGAAAGACTACTACCAGTCACAGATCACCCCGACCGACACGCAGTTGCAACAATATTATGAAGCGCACAAGCGCGACTTCGAAGTTCCGGTCCAGATCAAGGTGCAGTATGTCAAGCTGACGCCGGACCAGGTGCTGGATGACATCAAGGTGTACGATGAGGACACCAAGGATTACTACACCAACAACCAGGGCGACTATCTGATCAAGAAACGCTACAAGGCGAAACACATCCTTGTCCGCACCGAGCTGAACACGCTGGGCGGCGACGACCTGCCGGTCGATGAAAAAGAGAAAAAGCTGAACGCATCGGAGGCCAAGGCCAAAGCCAAGGCGGAAGACATTCTTAAAAAGATCAAAGAAGACGGCAAGTCCTTCGAGGAGATGGCGAAGGAACACTCCGACGACAGGACGTCTGGCGCCAACGGCGGCGACCTGGGGCAGTTCCCCAAAGGCACCATGGTCGGGGAGTTCGAAGCGGCGCTGGAAACCATGAAGCCGGGGGACATTTCCCAGCCGGTGCAGACGCCGTTCGGCTTTCACCTGATCAAGTTGGAGGAAATGCACGAGGAACGGTTGAAACCGCTTGAAGAGGTGAAGGATGAGATCGTCGAAAAATTGAAGAAGATGAAAGCGACGCAACGCATCCGCCGTATCGCCAAAAAAATCTTCAACTCCGCTGAGAAGGACAACGATCTGGCGCGTGGCGCCCAAAAGTTCGAGCAAACGACGCAAACCACCGGCTTCTTTTCAGGGCAGGATCACGATATTCCCAACATCGGCATGGTCCCGGAATTTTTCAACACCGCCTTCACCCTTAAGGACAACGTGGTCAGCGCACCGCTCAATACCTTCGAAGCATCCTTTCTCATCAAGGTGGTCGAGCGCAAGCCGCCCTTCGTTCCGGAACTGGACGCGATTCGCTCTCAAGTACAAGACGCGTTCATGAACAGCCGCCATGTCGAAGTGACGAAGGCCAAGTTTGAGCAGATGGGGGAACAACTGGCAAAGAACCGGGGTCTGGAAGCACTGGCGAAGACCAACTCGCTGGAAGTGCAGGAGACGCCTTATTTCAGCCAGACCGACTCCATCCCCGGCATCGGCAATATCCAGTCGATCAAGAACAAGGCGTTTCAGACGAAGCCCGGCGAAACCACCATGGGTGAGTCGCCGCAGGCTTATTATCTGATCCAGGTGGTGGACCTGCAGAACGCGGAAGAGCCGACGAAGAAAGAAATTCAGGAGATGTACAAACGCCTGAAACAGCAGAAGGCCGACATCGTGTTCCGCAACTGGCTGGACCAGGCCAAGGCGAAAGCCAATATCCTCGTCGATAAAACGCTGCTCTGA
- a CDS encoding rod shape-determining protein: MFNLFADLFSNDLAIDLGTANTLVYVKGRGVVLREPSVVAINSHNKEILAVGEEAKQMLGRAPGSIQAIRPMKDGVIAHFEETQQMISHFIRKVHNNRKTFVSPRVIIAIPSGVTQVEKRAVRDSAHSAGAREVFLIEEPMAAAIGVDLPIQEPTGNMIIDIGGGTTEVAIMSLSGTVYSKSVRVAGDEMDEAIVNYVKKKYNLLIGERTAESVKIQIGTAYPTDPRQTMEIKGRDLVAGIPKTLVISDEEIAEALQEIFGTIVESVKIALERTPPELAADIVDKGVVLAGGGALIRGLDTLLREATGLPVTVADDPLSAVANGVGKLLSDPKLLKKVAL; the protein is encoded by the coding sequence GTGTTCAATTTATTCGCCGATCTGTTTTCCAACGACCTCGCCATCGATCTCGGGACCGCGAACACTCTGGTTTACGTAAAAGGCCGGGGGGTGGTGCTGCGCGAACCGTCGGTGGTGGCCATCAACAGCCATAACAAGGAAATCCTGGCGGTGGGCGAAGAGGCCAAGCAGATGCTGGGCCGGGCGCCAGGGAGCATCCAGGCCATTCGGCCGATGAAGGACGGGGTCATCGCGCATTTCGAGGAAACCCAGCAGATGATCAGCCATTTCATCCGCAAGGTGCACAACAACCGCAAGACCTTTGTGTCGCCGCGCGTGATCATCGCCATTCCGTCCGGCGTGACGCAGGTGGAAAAGCGCGCCGTGCGCGATTCCGCCCATTCTGCGGGCGCGCGTGAGGTGTTTCTGATTGAGGAGCCCATGGCCGCCGCCATCGGCGTCGATCTACCCATTCAGGAGCCGACCGGCAACATGATCATCGACATCGGCGGTGGCACCACGGAAGTGGCCATCATGTCGCTGTCCGGCACCGTGTACAGCAAGTCCGTGCGCGTGGCGGGCGATGAAATGGACGAGGCCATCGTCAATTACGTCAAAAAGAAATACAACCTGCTGATCGGCGAACGCACGGCGGAGAGCGTGAAAATCCAGATCGGCACCGCTTACCCGACCGATCCGCGGCAGACCATGGAGATCAAAGGCCGCGACCTGGTGGCCGGAATCCCGAAAACGCTCGTCATCTCCGACGAGGAGATCGCCGAAGCCCTGCAGGAAATTTTCGGCACGATTGTGGAGTCGGTGAAGATCGCGCTCGAACGCACGCCGCCGGAGCTGGCGGCGGACATCGTGGACAAGGGCGTGGTGCTGGCTGGCGGCGGCGCCTTGATCCGCGGCCTCGACACCCTGCTGCGCGAAGCCACCGGGCTGCCCGTCACCGTGGCCGACGATCCTCTGTCTGCGGTGGCAAACGGTGTCGGCAAATTGTTGTCGGATCCCAAACTCCTGAAAAAAGTCGCCTTGTGA
- the mreC gene encoding rod shape-determining protein MreC → MLKKGLKDRKKTVVFVAIFLLSLILMTVNIKRSEQPTFFEKIVLWVVSPLQSAVTQSVRAVTDVIDDYILLVDTAKKNETLKRRIHKLIKEKTELEEEVAHLNRIHRLTEYKVEYEADSLVATVIAYDASQWAKTIVINKGSNDGLRENLPVVTNQGVVGHIIQVGFNSSKVMLVVDSRSAVDALFQQDRASGVVVGTGDEHCEMKYVPINATVEVGDVVLSSGLGGVFPKGLRLGQVIQVQKATQGLFQEVTIVPSADLSRLEEVLILLL, encoded by the coding sequence GTGTTGAAAAAAGGACTCAAAGACCGGAAAAAGACCGTCGTATTCGTCGCCATCTTTTTGCTCTCCCTGATCCTCATGACGGTCAACATCAAACGGTCGGAGCAGCCCACCTTCTTCGAAAAAATCGTTCTCTGGGTGGTCTCACCGCTGCAAAGCGCGGTGACCCAGAGCGTCCGCGCCGTCACCGATGTGATCGATGATTACATCCTGCTGGTGGACACCGCCAAGAAAAACGAAACCCTGAAGCGGCGCATCCACAAATTGATCAAAGAGAAGACCGAACTCGAAGAAGAGGTCGCCCATCTCAATCGCATTCACCGGCTCACCGAGTACAAGGTGGAATACGAAGCGGACTCGCTGGTGGCGACCGTCATCGCCTACGACGCTTCACAGTGGGCCAAGACCATCGTCATCAACAAAGGGTCGAACGACGGACTGCGTGAGAACCTGCCCGTGGTCACCAACCAGGGTGTGGTCGGTCACATCATTCAGGTCGGGTTCAACTCATCCAAGGTCATGCTGGTCGTCGACAGCCGCAGCGCCGTCGATGCCTTGTTCCAGCAGGACCGCGCGTCCGGCGTGGTGGTCGGCACCGGCGACGAGCATTGTGAAATGAAATACGTACCCATCAACGCCACGGTGGAGGTGGGCGACGTTGTGTTGTCCTCGGGACTAGGAGGCGTGTTCCCCAAAGGACTCCGTTTGGGGCAGGTGATCCAGGTGCAGAAGGCCACGCAGGGGTTGTTTCAGGAAGTGACCATCGTCCCCAGCGCCGACCTGTCCCGTCTGGAGGAAGTCCTGATCCTGTTACTCTGA
- the mreD gene encoding rod shape-determining protein MreD yields MWWRIAITFLVLFTFQTTLLDTFSVYGVRPDLVLILAVYCAIILDENAGVAMAFALGFVQDCLSGDLLGVNTLSKSLIGFVFANLKSKLVLDGVGPISTFLALASLFDGLIYYFVSLILFKAQPSFGVFFPSLMVFTIYNAVVGVIGFYLLNWYRRRNPSRQAA; encoded by the coding sequence GTGTGGTGGCGCATTGCAATCACATTCCTGGTTCTGTTTACCTTCCAGACCACGCTGCTGGACACATTCTCCGTGTACGGCGTGCGGCCCGATCTGGTTTTGATCCTGGCGGTCTATTGTGCGATCATTCTGGATGAGAACGCGGGCGTGGCCATGGCCTTCGCTCTGGGCTTCGTGCAGGACTGCCTGTCCGGCGACCTCCTCGGGGTCAACACCCTGTCCAAGAGCCTCATCGGCTTCGTCTTCGCCAATCTGAAAAGCAAACTGGTGCTCGATGGCGTCGGCCCCATCAGCACGTTTCTCGCGCTGGCCTCGCTGTTCGACGGGTTGATCTACTATTTCGTTTCGCTGATCCTGTTCAAGGCGCAGCCGTCGTTCGGGGTGTTCTTCCCGTCGTTGATGGTGTTCACGATTTACAATGCAGTGGTTGGCGTGATCGGATTTTACCTCCTCAACTGGTATCGCCGCCGGAATCCCAGCCGGCAGGCGGCGTGA
- the mrdA gene encoding penicillin-binding protein 2, translating into MSKYLYSHDVSDEVRRKVRLFVILVGVCFLALGVRVWYLQILKGENFETLSENNRVRLVSLPSFRGKILDRNGNVLASIRPSYNLYVTPEDAGNLNQTLRALHRHLKFDIDRVLEDARQSRPFKPVLVRADIDRDVVSFIEENNRLLPGVQIKVEPLRNYLYDNLASHLMGYLGEISEARLEAMRQADYMMGDMIGQYGLELFYESELTGKKGYKEIEVDVAGRQLRTLRKLTPQSGRNLVLTLDFELQKKMEALMTGTEEEPIIGSAIAMDVTNGEILAIVSKPNFNPNLFARGITRDEWKQMQSDPHKPLQNRAVNSVYPPASTYKIVVAHAALEEGVIKPEDTVHCPGFFTFGRGKGRFHCWKRAGHGDMTLHDALVQSCDVYFYQVGYNLGVDRIAKYARQFGLGDFTQVRMIGERPGLVPTVKWKTTSNRGLWLPGDTIAATIGQGYNLVTPIQQVRLVAAVANGGTLFRPILIRQVKDKDNQIIAASQPEVVGQIPAQTDSLTLIRKALFGVVNEKEGTGRRARLRKIKVAGKTGTAQVVSLSAISEYKEKEDIPFEFRDHAWFVGFAPYENPKIAVAVILEHGGSGGKVAAPLVRQIINAYDKLNPLEKPTTPDGLPPEMAGSTVRDSGSAAREDT; encoded by the coding sequence GTGAGCAAGTACCTGTACAGCCACGATGTTTCGGATGAGGTTCGCCGCAAGGTGCGGCTGTTCGTCATTCTTGTCGGCGTGTGTTTCCTCGCCCTGGGGGTCCGGGTGTGGTACCTGCAGATTCTGAAAGGCGAAAATTTCGAGACGCTTTCAGAGAACAACCGCGTGCGCCTGGTCTCCCTGCCGTCCTTCCGCGGCAAGATTCTCGACCGCAACGGCAACGTGCTGGCCTCCATCCGTCCTTCCTACAATTTGTATGTCACGCCGGAAGACGCCGGCAACCTCAACCAGACCCTGCGCGCCCTGCACCGTCACCTGAAATTCGACATCGACCGGGTGCTGGAGGATGCGCGCCAATCGCGGCCCTTCAAGCCGGTGCTGGTGCGGGCGGACATCGACCGCGACGTGGTGTCGTTCATTGAAGAAAACAACCGCCTGCTGCCCGGCGTGCAGATCAAGGTGGAGCCGCTCCGCAACTACCTGTACGACAACCTCGCCTCGCACCTGATGGGCTATCTTGGAGAAATTTCCGAAGCGCGGCTGGAGGCCATGCGGCAGGCCGATTACATGATGGGCGACATGATAGGCCAGTACGGGCTGGAACTGTTTTATGAATCGGAATTGACCGGCAAGAAAGGCTACAAGGAAATCGAGGTGGACGTGGCAGGACGGCAACTGCGCACGCTGCGCAAGTTGACGCCGCAAAGCGGACGCAACCTGGTGCTGACGCTGGATTTTGAACTCCAGAAAAAAATGGAAGCGTTGATGACCGGCACCGAAGAGGAGCCCATTATCGGTTCCGCCATCGCGATGGATGTGACCAACGGCGAGATCCTGGCCATCGTCAGCAAGCCCAATTTCAACCCCAACCTGTTTGCCCGCGGCATCACCCGCGACGAATGGAAGCAAATGCAATCGGACCCGCACAAGCCTCTGCAGAACCGGGCCGTGAACAGTGTGTATCCCCCCGCCTCGACCTACAAGATCGTGGTTGCGCACGCGGCGTTGGAAGAAGGCGTAATCAAGCCGGAAGACACCGTCCATTGCCCCGGCTTTTTCACGTTTGGCCGCGGCAAAGGACGCTTCCACTGTTGGAAACGCGCCGGTCATGGAGACATGACCCTGCACGACGCGCTGGTGCAGTCCTGCGATGTGTACTTTTACCAGGTGGGTTATAACCTGGGGGTGGACCGCATCGCCAAATACGCACGGCAGTTCGGACTGGGCGACTTCACCCAGGTGCGCATGATAGGCGAACGTCCGGGACTGGTGCCGACGGTCAAATGGAAAACCACCTCCAACCGCGGGCTGTGGCTGCCCGGCGACACCATCGCCGCCACCATCGGCCAGGGCTATAACCTGGTGACGCCGATCCAGCAGGTGCGTTTGGTCGCCGCCGTGGCCAATGGTGGCACGCTGTTTCGCCCCATCCTGATTCGCCAGGTGAAGGACAAGGACAACCAGATCATCGCCGCCAGTCAGCCGGAAGTGGTGGGGCAGATACCGGCGCAAACGGATTCTCTGACGCTGATCCGCAAAGCGTTGTTCGGCGTGGTGAATGAAAAGGAAGGGACGGGTCGCCGCGCCCGCCTGCGTAAAATCAAGGTGGCGGGGAAAACGGGAACCGCGCAGGTGGTGTCATTGAGCGCCATCAGCGAGTACAAGGAAAAGGAAGACATCCCCTTCGAGTTCCGCGATCATGCCTGGTTCGTCGGTTTTGCGCCGTATGAAAACCCCAAGATCGCCGTGGCGGTGATTCTGGAGCACGGCGGCTCGGGCGGCAAGGTGGCGGCGCCTCTGGTGCGCCAAATCATCAACGCCTACGACAAGCTCAATCCGCTGGAAAAACCCACGACCCCCGACGGCCTGCCGCCGGAAATGGCCGGTTCCACCGTGCGCGATTCCGGCAGTGCCGCCCGCGAAGACACCTGA